The Platichthys flesus chromosome 8, fPlaFle2.1, whole genome shotgun sequence genome has a window encoding:
- the rab41 gene encoding ras-related protein Rab-41 isoform X2 has translation MSTTTGGGEFGNPLRKFKLVFLGEQSVGKTSLITRFMYDSFDNTYQATIGIDFLSKTMYLEDRTVRLQLWDTAGQERFRSLIPSYIRDSTIAVVVYDITNLNSFQQTSKWIDDVRTERGSDVIIMLVGNKTDLADKRQVSVEAAERKARELNVMYIETSAKAGYNVKQLFRRVAAALPGMDSTPEKSKEDMIDIKLEKQPEMTVTESSCSC, from the exons ATGTCTACCACGACCGGCGGCGGGGAGTTCGGCAACCCTTTACGAAAGTTCAAGCTCGTCTTCCTGGGCGAGCAGAGCG TTGGGAAGACCTCGCTCATCACCAGGTTTATGTATGACAGCTTCGACAACACTTATCAG GCAACAATTGGCATTGACTTTTTGTCAAAAACCATGTACCTAGAAGATCGTACG GTCCGGCTCCAGCTTTGGGACACTGCTGGACAGGAGCGTTTTCGTAGCCTAATTCCCAGCTACATCCGTGACTCTACCATTGCTGTGGTTGTTTATGACATCACCA ATCTAAATTCATTCCAGCAAACCTCAAAGTGGATCGACGATGTTagaacagagagaggaagtgatgtcattATCATGCTTGTTGGGAACAAAACAGACTTGGCGGATAAAAG GCAAGTTTCTGTTGAGGCGGCAGAGAGGAAAGCTCGTGAGCTCAATGTGATGTACATAGAGACCAGTGCCAAGGCTGGCTATAACGTCAAACAG CTGTTCCGTCGTGTTGCTGCCGCATTGCCAGGGATGGATAGCACACCGGAGAAAAGCAAAGAGGACA TGATCGACATCAAACTGGAGAAACAGCCAGAGATGACTGTCACCGAGAGCAGCTGCTCATGCTAG
- the rab41 gene encoding ras-related protein Rab-41 isoform X1: MSTTTGGGEFGNPLRKFKLVFLGEQSVGKTSLITRFMYDSFDNTYQATIGIDFLSKTMYLEDRTIRLQLWDTAGQERFRSLIPSYIRDSAAAVVVYDIANLNSFQQTSKWIDDVRTERGSDVIIMLVGNKTDLADKRQVSVEAAERKARELNVMYIETSAKAGYNVKQLFRRVAAALPGMDSTPEKSKEDMIDIKLEKQPEMTVTESSCSC, from the exons ATGTCTACCACGACCGGCGGCGGGGAGTTCGGCAACCCTTTACGAAAGTTCAAGCTCGTCTTCCTGGGCGAGCAGAGCG TTGGGAAGACCTCGCTCATCACCAGGTTTATGTATGACAGCTTCGACAACACTTATCAG GCAACAATTGGCATTGACTTTTTGTCAAAAACCATGTACCTAGAAGATCGTACG ATTCGGCTGCAGCTCTGGGACACAGCCGGACAGGAACGCTTCCGCAGCCTCATCCCCAGTTACATCCGCGactcggctgctgctgtggtggttTATGATATAGCCA ATCTAAATTCATTCCAGCAAACCTCAAAGTGGATCGACGATGTTagaacagagagaggaagtgatgtcattATCATGCTTGTTGGGAACAAAACAGACTTGGCGGATAAAAG GCAAGTTTCTGTTGAGGCGGCAGAGAGGAAAGCTCGTGAGCTCAATGTGATGTACATAGAGACCAGTGCCAAGGCTGGCTATAACGTCAAACAG CTGTTCCGTCGTGTTGCTGCCGCATTGCCAGGGATGGATAGCACACCGGAGAAAAGCAAAGAGGACA TGATCGACATCAAACTGGAGAAACAGCCAGAGATGACTGTCACCGAGAGCAGCTGCTCATGCTAG
- the rab41 gene encoding ras-related protein Rab-41 isoform X4 codes for MSTTTGGGEFGNPLRKFKLVFLGEQSVGKTSLITRFMYDSFDNTYQATIGIDFLSKTMYLEDRTVRLQLWDTAGQERFRSLIPSYIRDSTIAVVVYDITNLNSFQQTSKWIDDVRTERGSDVIIMLVGNKTDLADKRQITTEEGEQRAKELNVMFIETSAKTGYNVKQLFRRVAAALPGMDSTPEKSKEDMIDIKLEKQPEMTVTESSCSC; via the exons ATGTCTACCACGACCGGCGGCGGGGAGTTCGGCAACCCTTTACGAAAGTTCAAGCTCGTCTTCCTGGGCGAGCAGAGCG TTGGGAAGACCTCGCTCATCACCAGGTTTATGTATGACAGCTTCGACAACACTTATCAG GCAACAATTGGCATTGACTTTTTGTCAAAAACCATGTACCTAGAAGATCGTACG GTCCGGCTCCAGCTTTGGGACACTGCTGGACAGGAGCGTTTTCGTAGCCTAATTCCCAGCTACATCCGTGACTCTACCATTGCTGTGGTTGTTTATGACATCACCA ATCTAAATTCATTCCAGCAAACCTCAAAGTGGATCGACGATGTTagaacagagagaggaagtgatgtcattATCATGCTTGTTGGGAACAAAACAGACTTGGCGGATAAAAG ACAGATCACCACGGAGGAGGGCGAGCAGAGAGCTAAGGAACTGAATGTCATGTTCATTGAAACCAGCGCAAAGACTGGCTACAATGTCAAACAG CTGTTCCGTCGTGTTGCTGCCGCATTGCCAGGGATGGATAGCACACCGGAGAAAAGCAAAGAGGACA TGATCGACATCAAACTGGAGAAACAGCCAGAGATGACTGTCACCGAGAGCAGCTGCTCATGCTAG
- the pdzd11 gene encoding PDZ domain-containing protein 11, with protein MDQKIPYDDYQLPVVFLPSYENPPAWIPPQDRIHHPDYNNELTQFLPRTIVLKKPPGAQLGFNIRGGKASQLGIFISKVVPDSDAHRAGLQEGDQVLSVNEVDFQDIEHSRAVEILKTAQEILMRVRFFPYNYQRQKERTVH; from the exons ATGGATCAGAAAATCCCTTATGACGACTACCAGCTCCCAGTTGTCTTCCTGCCTTCTTATGAGAACCCACCAGCATGGATACCTCCACAGGAC CGTATTCATCACCCTGACTACAACAACGAGCTCACGCAGTTCTTACCTCGCACCATCGTCCTGAAGAAACCTCCGGGAGCACAGCTGGGCTTTAACATCCGGGGGGGCAAAGCATCACAGCTAGGAATCTTCATatccaag GTGGTTCCAGACTCAGATGCCCATAGAGCAGGGCTACAAGAGGGGGACCAGGTTCTGTCTGTGAATGAGGTGGATTTCCAAGACATAGAGCACTCAAGA GCCGTAGAGATTCTAAAGACTGCACAAGAAATATTGATGCGGGTTCGCTTCTTTCCTTACA ACTACCAACGGCAGAAGGAGAGGACtgtccactag
- the rab41 gene encoding ras-related protein Rab-41 isoform X3: MSTTTGGGEFGNPLRKFKLVFLGEQSVGKTSLITRFMYDSFDNTYQATIGIDFLSKTMYLEDRTIRLQLWDTAGQERFRSLIPSYIRDSAAAVVVYDIANLNSFQQTSKWIDDVRTERGSDVIIMLVGNKTDLADKRQITTEEGEQRAKELNVMFIETSAKTGYNVKQLFRRVAAALPGMDSTPEKSKEDMIDIKLEKQPEMTVTESSCSC; this comes from the exons ATGTCTACCACGACCGGCGGCGGGGAGTTCGGCAACCCTTTACGAAAGTTCAAGCTCGTCTTCCTGGGCGAGCAGAGCG TTGGGAAGACCTCGCTCATCACCAGGTTTATGTATGACAGCTTCGACAACACTTATCAG GCAACAATTGGCATTGACTTTTTGTCAAAAACCATGTACCTAGAAGATCGTACG ATTCGGCTGCAGCTCTGGGACACAGCCGGACAGGAACGCTTCCGCAGCCTCATCCCCAGTTACATCCGCGactcggctgctgctgtggtggttTATGATATAGCCA ATCTAAATTCATTCCAGCAAACCTCAAAGTGGATCGACGATGTTagaacagagagaggaagtgatgtcattATCATGCTTGTTGGGAACAAAACAGACTTGGCGGATAAAAG ACAGATCACCACGGAGGAGGGCGAGCAGAGAGCTAAGGAACTGAATGTCATGTTCATTGAAACCAGCGCAAAGACTGGCTACAATGTCAAACAG CTGTTCCGTCGTGTTGCTGCCGCATTGCCAGGGATGGATAGCACACCGGAGAAAAGCAAAGAGGACA TGATCGACATCAAACTGGAGAAACAGCCAGAGATGACTGTCACCGAGAGCAGCTGCTCATGCTAG
- the stard14 gene encoding START domain containing 14, whose protein sequence is MSAESILPDEAMFADFRLQCLSTDSCWLKKYDNNSDMQVWVENPSAKKGNNVPKNHRIKCKMTIRDVSAADMYDVLQDGQYRKKWDPTMLESRDIARLSANADMGYFAWLCPKPLKNRDVVTLRSWQVKDEEYMIVNFSVKHPKYPPRSDLVRAISILTGYYIKPIGPSSCAFIYLSQADPKGSLPKWVVNKASQVLAPRVMKCLHKAGKNYPEWKQQNSPDQKPWLYPEQNTLPMMDPAELSIQRADSLENVDESSKVDAQDSEDSS, encoded by the exons ATGTCCGCGGAGAGCATTTTACCCGACGAGGCGATGTTCGCTGACTTCAGGCTGCAGTGCCTCTCCACCGACAGCTGCTGGCTGAAGAAGTACGACAACAACAGCGACATGCAGGTGTGGGTGGAAAATCCATCGGCCAAGAAGGGAAACAACGTCCCAAAGAACCACAGGATCAAG TGCAAGATGACCATCAGGGACGTGTCCGCCGCCGACATGTACGACGTCCTCCAGGACGGCCAGTACCGCAAGAAGTGGGACCCCACCATGCTGGAGAGCCGCGACATCGCCCGGCTCTCTGCTAACGCTGATATGGGCTACTTCGCAT GGCTCTGTCCAAAGCCTCTAAAGAACCGAGATGTGGTGACGCTGCGTTCGTGGCAGGTGAAGGATGAAGAGTACATGATCGTTAACTTCTCAGTCAAGCACCCG AAATACCCCCCGCGCAGCGACCTCGTCAGGGCCATCTCCATCCTCACCGGCTATTACATCAAGCCCATAGGACCCAGCAGCTGTGCCTTCATATACCTTTCACAAGCCGACCCCAAAG GTTCTCTTCCAAAGTGGGTGGTGAACAAAGCGTCTCAAGTCTTGGCTCCGCGG GTGATGAAGTGTTTGCACAAGGCGGGAAAGAACTACCCCGAGTGGAAGCAGCAGAACTCCCCCGACCAGAAGCCCTGGCTGTACCCGGAGCAGAACACGCTGCCCATGATGGACCCCGCCGAGCTGTCGATACAGCGAGCCGACTCGCTGGAGAACGTGGACGAGAGCTCCAAGGTGGACGCACAGGACAGCGAGGACAGTAGTTAA